Proteins encoded within one genomic window of Theobroma cacao cultivar B97-61/B2 chromosome 7, Criollo_cocoa_genome_V2, whole genome shotgun sequence:
- the LOC18594888 gene encoding peroxisomal 2,4-dienoyl-CoA reductase, with amino-acid sequence MESPFKAYIVKGKVALITGGGSGIGFEISTQFGKHGASVAIMGRRKQVLDSAVCALQSLGIIAVGFEGDVRKQEDARRVVESTFKHFGHIDILVNAAAGNFLVSAEDLSPNGFRTVMDIDSVGTFTMCHEALKYLKKGGHGRNSSGGGVILNISATLHYTAAWYQIHVSAAKAAVDSITRNLALEWGTDYDIRVNGIAPGPIGDTPGISKLAPEEINSKARDYMPLYKLGDKWDIAMAALYLFSDAGKYVNGTTLIVDGGHWLSRARHIPKEAVKQLSRAVEKRSRDKPVGVPTSKL; translated from the exons ATGGAGTCACCATTCAAGGCTTATATAGTGAAGGGGAAGGTGGCTTTGATAACAGGAGGAGGGTCAGGGATTGGTTTTGAGATTTCTACACAGTTTGGGAAACATGGAGCTTCTGTTGCAATCATGGGCCGACGCAAACAAGTCCTTGATTCTGCTGTCTGTGCTCTTCAATCCCTTGGGATCATT GCTGTTGGCTTCGAGGGGGATGTTCGCAAGCAGGAAGATGCAAGAAGAGTGGTTGAATCAACTTTCAAGCATTTTGGCCACATTGACATTCTTGTGAATGCTGCTGCTGGCAATTTTCTTGTGTCAGCTGAGGATTTGTCCCCTAATGGGTTTCGAACAG TTATGGATATTGATTCTGTTGGCACATTTACCATGTGCCATGAAGCACTTAAGTATCTCAAAAAAGGAGGACATGGAAGGAACTCATCTGGGGGGGGAGTGATTTTGAACATTAGTGCTACTTTGCATTATACAGCTGCTTGGTATCAAATACATGTCTCTGCAGCCAAG GCAGCTGTTGATAGCATTACTAGAAACTTAGCACTTGAGTGGGGAACTGACTATGATATTCGAGTAAATGGTATTGCCCCAGGCCCTATTGGTGATACTCCTGGCATAAGTAAACTTGCACCAGAGGAGATTAATAGCAAAGCTCGAGATTACATGCCATTGTATAAATTAGGGGACAAATGGGATATCGCTATGGCTGCTCTCTATCTTTTCTCAGATGCTG GTAAATATGTCAATGGAACTACACTTATAGTCGATGGTGGACATTGGCTGAGCCGGGCTCGCCATATACCGAAAGAGGCAGTCAAGCAGCTGTCTCGGGCAGTCGAAAAGAGATCTAGAGATAAACCAGTTGGAGTTCCAACCAGCAAGCTGTAA